A stretch of the Bradyrhizobium sp. CCBAU 53351 genome encodes the following:
- a CDS encoding MFS transporter, which produces MRFLKSDSRLIGVLLVLAITQLIGWGTIGLPAIVGRDLAADLGMSLPAVFAGTSVLYVAMGLCAPWLAKSFARHGARIVMMVGTVVTAPGFVLLSLAREPMLYFAAWIVLGVAGSATLSTGAYIMLNEIAGRQAKNAIGALMLVTGLSSSIFWPTTSFLSGHLGWRGTCLVYAAMMLVVSLPLYALAPRRKVVGDGAGEPVKSSLPSAIPRSTFGLVVAAITLNAFVNFGISAIMIELLRTEGLAPAQALLFGSMLGVIQVSARGLDLLGGGRWDGITTGLVAGAALPMAMLLLMLSEGATWAVAAFILLYGAGSGAMAVARATIPLVFYDQAEFAKAMSMIALPLNLASAISPPLLVGLLTEFGSRGALGLTLVFSCATVLILVLLARRRPRVVAAIT; this is translated from the coding sequence ATGCGTTTCTTGAAATCTGACAGCAGGCTGATCGGCGTCCTGCTGGTGCTCGCCATCACGCAGCTGATCGGATGGGGCACGATCGGGCTTCCTGCCATCGTCGGGCGCGATCTCGCCGCCGATCTCGGCATGAGCCTGCCGGCGGTTTTCGCCGGGACATCCGTTCTCTATGTCGCGATGGGCCTGTGCGCGCCCTGGCTCGCCAAATCGTTCGCACGGCATGGCGCGCGGATCGTCATGATGGTCGGCACGGTCGTCACCGCACCGGGCTTCGTGCTGCTGTCCCTCGCGCGCGAGCCGATGCTCTATTTCGCCGCCTGGATCGTGCTCGGCGTTGCCGGCAGCGCCACGCTGTCGACCGGCGCCTATATCATGCTGAACGAGATCGCTGGGCGGCAGGCCAAGAATGCGATCGGCGCCCTGATGCTGGTGACGGGCCTGTCCAGCAGCATCTTCTGGCCGACGACCTCGTTCCTGAGCGGTCACCTCGGCTGGCGCGGGACGTGCCTCGTCTATGCCGCGATGATGCTCGTCGTCAGCCTGCCGCTCTACGCACTCGCACCGCGCCGGAAGGTCGTGGGGGATGGTGCCGGCGAGCCGGTCAAGTCGTCGCTGCCGTCCGCGATTCCCAGGAGCACCTTCGGCCTCGTCGTCGCCGCGATCACGCTGAACGCCTTCGTCAATTTCGGCATCAGTGCCATCATGATCGAATTGTTGCGGACGGAAGGGCTGGCGCCGGCGCAGGCACTTCTGTTCGGCTCGATGCTGGGCGTGATCCAGGTCAGCGCCCGCGGGCTGGATCTTCTCGGTGGCGGGCGGTGGGACGGGATCACGACCGGGCTCGTGGCCGGCGCGGCGCTGCCAATGGCCATGCTGCTCTTGATGCTGAGCGAGGGCGCGACCTGGGCGGTCGCGGCCTTCATCCTGCTCTACGGCGCCGGCAGCGGCGCGATGGCCGTGGCGCGGGCCACCATTCCCCTCGTGTTCTACGACCAGGCCGAGTTCGCCAAGGCGATGTCGATGATCGCGCTGCCGCTCAATCTGGCGTCCGCGATCTCGCCGCCGCTCCTCGTCGGCCTGCTGACCGAATTCGGCAGCCGCGGCGCGCTCGGTCTCACGCTGGTATTCTCCTGCGCGACGGTGCTGATCCTGGTGCTGCTCGCACGGCGCCGGCCGCGGGTGGTTGCGGCCATAACCTGA
- a CDS encoding NUDIX domain-containing protein: MAGEALGKGLGKDFGKGVGKDLGKARQLDFPRPLTTVDVVIFAILDDSLQVLLVQRPADEGEPFPSAWALPGGFVDVAKDSDLAACAARKLREKAGVTSPYLEQLGSWGSATRDPRGWSATHAYFALIPEAAGVLAPDARWFPIRGGRLKDKLAFDHGEILVTAIQRLRNKVEYTSLPAYLMPAEFTLPDLQRVYEIVLDRPLEKSAFRTRILSADMIEPVARMRRGANRPAQLYRLKKDSEPVYFVRTFNPPE, translated from the coding sequence ATGGCAGGCGAGGCGCTCGGCAAGGGTCTTGGCAAGGATTTTGGCAAAGGCGTTGGCAAGGACCTTGGAAAGGCGCGGCAATTGGACTTTCCGCGTCCCCTGACGACGGTGGACGTCGTGATCTTCGCGATCCTGGATGACAGTCTTCAGGTGTTGCTGGTGCAGCGACCGGCGGACGAGGGCGAGCCGTTTCCGTCGGCCTGGGCCTTGCCGGGCGGCTTCGTCGATGTCGCCAAGGACAGCGACCTCGCGGCCTGCGCGGCCCGGAAGCTGAGGGAGAAGGCCGGGGTCACCAGCCCCTATCTCGAGCAGCTCGGAAGCTGGGGGAGCGCGACGCGCGATCCGCGCGGCTGGTCGGCGACGCACGCCTATTTCGCGCTGATCCCGGAGGCGGCAGGCGTGCTTGCGCCGGATGCGCGCTGGTTTCCAATTCGCGGGGGCAGGCTCAAGGACAAGCTTGCCTTCGATCACGGCGAGATCCTGGTAACCGCAATCCAGCGCCTGCGCAACAAGGTGGAATACACCTCGCTTCCGGCCTATCTGATGCCGGCGGAATTCACCCTTCCGGATCTGCAGCGGGTCTACGAGATCGTGCTCGATCGCCCGCTCGAGAAGAGCGCCTTCCGGACCCGCATCCTGTCAGCCGACATGATCGAGCCGGTGGCCAGGATGAGGCGCGGCGCCAACCGCCCGGCGCAGCTCTATCGCCTGAAGAAGGATAGCGAGCCTGTGTATTTCGTGCGGACGTTCAATCCGCCGGAATGA
- a CDS encoding SPFH domain-containing protein, which yields MFGVRYIKAQPTTYLMKYRGGAIVAEGPGLSTLYYAPATMLVAVPIGSRDASFIFEQTARDFQTLTVQGQVTHRISDPTKAASMLDFTLKADGKTYESDDPEKLPERILGTVEVLAQQAVKELTLRDALQASDRIADIIAGGLRQRADIASLGLEILGVSVRGIKPTPDTAKALEAQAREAILKTADEAIFARRNFAVEQERAIRESELDTEIAVEQKKRSIRETQMDAEASVAAKRNELREAGMAADIVLEGKRKDFVGLNAENTRTLADAEAYRVGALMKIFEGVDTRVIQALAAAGMQPGQLIAQAFSGIAEKAEKIGQLNVSPDLLSQLMEKPQPMEAANARRQ from the coding sequence ATGTTCGGCGTCAGATACATCAAGGCTCAGCCTACCACCTATCTGATGAAGTACCGCGGCGGTGCTATCGTCGCCGAGGGCCCCGGTCTTTCCACGCTGTATTACGCGCCGGCGACCATGCTGGTCGCCGTGCCGATCGGCAGCCGCGACGCCTCCTTCATCTTCGAGCAGACCGCGCGCGACTTCCAGACGCTGACCGTCCAGGGTCAGGTGACTCATCGCATCAGCGACCCGACGAAGGCGGCCTCGATGCTCGACTTCACCCTGAAGGCGGACGGCAAGACCTATGAGAGCGACGATCCGGAAAAGCTGCCGGAACGCATCCTCGGCACAGTCGAGGTCCTCGCCCAGCAAGCGGTGAAGGAACTGACGCTGAGGGACGCGTTGCAGGCGTCCGACCGCATCGCCGACATCATCGCGGGCGGATTGAGGCAGCGCGCCGATATCGCCTCCCTCGGGCTCGAAATCCTCGGCGTGTCGGTTCGCGGCATCAAGCCGACACCGGACACCGCGAAGGCACTCGAGGCGCAGGCCCGCGAAGCGATCCTCAAGACCGCGGATGAGGCCATCTTCGCCCGGCGCAACTTCGCCGTCGAGCAGGAGCGCGCCATCCGCGAGAGCGAACTCGACACCGAGATCGCGGTCGAGCAGAAGAAGCGGTCGATCCGCGAGACCCAGATGGACGCCGAGGCGAGCGTGGCCGCCAAGCGCAACGAGCTGCGCGAGGCCGGCATGGCGGCGGATATCGTGCTGGAAGGCAAGCGCAAGGATTTCGTCGGCCTCAACGCCGAGAACACCAGGACGCTGGCCGACGCCGAAGCCTATCGCGTCGGTGCCTTGATGAAGATCTTCGAGGGTGTCGACACCCGCGTGATCCAGGCGCTCGCCGCCGCCGGCATGCAACCGGGTCAGCTGATCGCGCAAGCCTTCTCCGGCATCGCCGAGAAGGCCGAGAAGATCGGCCAGCTCAACGTCTCTCCGGACCTGCTCAGCCAGTTGATGGAGAAGCCGCAGCCGATGGAGGCCGCCAATGCCCGCCGCCAATGA
- a CDS encoding sugar kinase, with protein sequence MPAANDRKVVLVTRKTRLEDLIARHLTAAQARFYVEHLGADFSDYEREHEVYRAQHRTTLQVLEQWGRYQIIDRSFLPNFIFGPDDIVAALGQDGLVANTMKYLNDHPLIGLNPDPARHDGILLPFAPRDLAKLLPEVAADKRGSQAVTMAEARLGDGQVLYAVNDLFIGARTHVSAIYELTAGGAMERQSSSGLIVSTGLGSTAWFKSIVTGSLAIAGSFGQPPLLSGYEALPWDAAELRFAVREPFPSRHSKTNLVCGRLAPAEQLRIRSLMPENGVIFSDGVEPDRLDFNAGAEVAIGIAGRRGRLIV encoded by the coding sequence ATGCCCGCCGCCAATGACCGCAAGGTCGTGCTGGTGACGCGCAAGACCAGGCTGGAGGACCTGATCGCGCGCCACCTGACGGCGGCGCAGGCGCGCTTCTATGTTGAGCATCTCGGCGCCGACTTCTCCGACTATGAGCGGGAGCACGAAGTCTATCGGGCGCAGCATCGCACCACGCTGCAGGTGCTGGAGCAATGGGGGCGCTATCAGATCATCGATCGCAGCTTCCTGCCGAATTTCATCTTCGGGCCCGACGACATCGTGGCCGCGCTCGGCCAGGACGGCCTCGTCGCCAACACGATGAAATATCTCAACGACCATCCGCTGATCGGGCTCAACCCCGACCCCGCGCGCCACGACGGCATTCTGCTTCCTTTCGCGCCGCGCGACCTCGCGAAGCTCCTGCCGGAGGTGGCCGCCGACAAGCGCGGCAGCCAGGCCGTGACGATGGCGGAAGCACGGCTCGGTGACGGCCAGGTGCTCTACGCCGTCAACGACCTCTTCATCGGCGCCCGTACGCATGTCTCGGCGATCTACGAGCTCACGGCCGGCGGTGCCATGGAGCGGCAGTCTTCCAGCGGCCTGATTGTTTCCACCGGGCTCGGATCGACCGCCTGGTTCAAGAGCATCGTCACCGGCTCGCTTGCCATTGCCGGCAGCTTTGGCCAGCCTCCCCTGCTCAGCGGCTACGAGGCGCTGCCCTGGGACGCGGCCGAGCTGCGCTTCGCGGTACGCGAGCCCTTCCCCAGCCGCCATTCCAAGACCAATCTCGTCTGCGGCCGGCTCGCTCCCGCAGAGCAATTGCGCATCCGTTCCTTGATGCCGGAAAACGGCGTGATCTTCAGTGACGGCGTCGAACCCGACCGCCTCGATTTCAATGCCGGCGCCGAGGTTGCAATCGGAATTGCCGGGCGGCGCGGCCGATTGATCGTGTGA
- a CDS encoding MFS transporter, protein MTTARATHDMSQSRKAAASGWIGSALEYYDFFIYATAASLIFPQIFFPSDNPTVAIVASLATYGVGYVARPIGAFVLGHWGDTHGRKTVLIVCMFLMGISTMAVGLLPTYQQVGMLAPILLVILRLVQGFAVAGEISGASSMILEHAPFGRRGFYASFALQGVQAGQILAAAVFLPLAAYMPTDAFNSWGWRIPFLLSFFVIVAGYVIRREVDETPAFAREGERGETPRAPIVQAIKLSWRDMLRVICMALMNVIPVVATIFGAAYAVQPAYGIGFAKDVYLWIPVLGNMLAVFVIPFVGHLSDKVGRKPPIIVGALLSGLLAIGYLYAISIRNVPLAITLSLLMWGVVYQGYNAIFPSFYPELFPTRTRVSAMAISQNIGTTITALLPALFATVAPPGSANIPLTVGAIAFGITVIAALAAVSARETYRISIDDLGNPKAVPMPRADYERQRAEAASGAAAIPT, encoded by the coding sequence ATGACAACAGCTCGCGCGACCCACGATATGAGTCAGTCCAGGAAGGCTGCTGCCAGCGGCTGGATCGGATCAGCCCTCGAATATTATGACTTCTTCATCTACGCGACCGCGGCGTCGCTGATCTTCCCGCAAATCTTCTTCCCGTCGGACAATCCCACCGTCGCGATCGTCGCGTCGCTGGCGACTTATGGCGTCGGTTACGTGGCCCGGCCGATCGGTGCCTTCGTGTTAGGTCATTGGGGCGACACACATGGCCGCAAGACGGTGCTCATCGTCTGCATGTTCCTGATGGGTATCTCGACCATGGCCGTTGGTCTTCTGCCCACCTATCAGCAAGTCGGCATGCTGGCGCCGATCCTCCTCGTCATCCTGCGCCTGGTGCAGGGATTTGCCGTCGCCGGTGAAATCTCCGGCGCGAGCTCGATGATCCTGGAGCACGCGCCGTTTGGCCGGCGCGGCTTCTATGCAAGCTTCGCGCTTCAGGGGGTGCAGGCAGGACAGATTCTCGCAGCAGCCGTCTTCCTGCCGCTGGCCGCCTATATGCCCACCGATGCCTTCAACAGCTGGGGTTGGCGGATTCCCTTCCTGCTCAGCTTCTTCGTCATCGTCGCTGGCTATGTCATTCGCCGCGAAGTCGATGAGACCCCTGCCTTTGCCCGCGAGGGCGAGCGGGGCGAAACGCCGCGCGCGCCCATCGTCCAGGCCATCAAGCTGAGCTGGCGGGACATGCTGAGGGTCATCTGCATGGCACTGATGAACGTCATTCCGGTGGTGGCGACCATCTTCGGCGCAGCCTACGCGGTGCAGCCGGCCTATGGCATCGGCTTCGCCAAGGACGTCTATCTCTGGATCCCGGTGCTCGGAAACATGTTGGCCGTGTTCGTCATTCCCTTCGTCGGCCATCTCTCCGACAAGGTCGGTCGCAAGCCTCCGATCATCGTGGGCGCGTTGCTCTCGGGCCTGCTTGCCATCGGCTATCTCTACGCCATCAGCATCAGGAACGTGCCGCTTGCGATCACGCTCTCGCTGCTGATGTGGGGCGTCGTCTATCAGGGCTACAACGCGATCTTCCCGAGCTTCTATCCGGAGCTGTTTCCGACGCGCACGCGGGTGTCGGCGATGGCGATCTCGCAGAACATCGGGACCACCATCACCGCGTTGCTTCCGGCCCTGTTCGCCACCGTGGCGCCTCCCGGCTCGGCCAATATCCCCTTGACGGTGGGCGCGATCGCCTTCGGCATCACGGTGATCGCCGCGCTGGCGGCGGTCTCGGCGCGGGAAACCTATCGGATCAGCATCGACGATCTCGGCAATCCCAAGGCCGTTCCGATGCCGCGGGCGGACTATGAGCGGCAGCGCGCGGAAGCGGCGAGCGGTGCGGCCGCAATTCCGACCTGA
- a CDS encoding RidA family protein, with protein sequence MKREALRVEPISTFLDRVKAPTSPVTRAGNMIFVAGLPPFDPETGEIGGMAIERQSEIIMEQMKLCLAAAGASLDNVMKCNVYCTSTRHFAAFNAVYARYFPDDPPARIFVCTPEWFGPFDVEIDCIAMM encoded by the coding sequence ATGAAACGCGAAGCGCTCCGTGTCGAGCCGATCTCGACCTTTCTCGATCGCGTGAAAGCGCCGACCTCGCCGGTGACGCGCGCCGGAAACATGATCTTCGTCGCCGGCCTGCCGCCGTTCGACCCCGAGACAGGCGAGATCGGCGGGATGGCCATCGAGCGGCAGAGCGAGATCATCATGGAGCAGATGAAGCTGTGCCTCGCGGCGGCCGGTGCCTCGCTCGACAACGTCATGAAGTGCAACGTCTACTGCACCTCGACCAGACACTTCGCCGCGTTCAACGCGGTCTATGCCCGCTATTTCCCTGATGATCCGCCGGCGCGGATCTTCGTCTGCACGCCGGAATGGTTCGGCCCGTTCGACGTCGAGATCGACTGCATCGCGATGATGTAA
- a CDS encoding acyl-CoA dehydrogenase family protein: protein MDFDLSPKQKEWLDRVRSFMAKHVRPAVPIYDQQDHAGERWKVIPILEDLKKKAKAEGLWNMFMPPSEHEDDEFRGAGLTNLEYALLSEEMGRITWASEVFNCSAPDTGNMEVFIRYGTKEQKRKWLRPLMDGEIRSAFLMTEPAVASSDATNIETRIEKDGDHYVINGRKWWSSGVGDPRCKIAILMGKTDFKAAKHQQQSQILVPLDTPGIKVEKMLPVFGFDDAPHGHAQVLLDNVRVPKENILLGEGRGFEIAQGRLGPGRIHHCMRTIGKAEEALEKMVKRLTSRTAFGKKIVEHSVWEQRIGEARTNIEMTRLLCLKAADMMDKVGNKTAQAEIAMIKVAAPNMALKIIDEAIQAFGGAGVSDEAGLAKDYAHIRTLRLADGPDEVHNRAIARLEVRKYANSPSH from the coding sequence ATGGATTTCGATCTGTCCCCCAAGCAGAAGGAATGGCTCGACCGCGTGCGGTCCTTCATGGCCAAGCACGTGCGCCCGGCGGTGCCGATCTACGACCAGCAGGATCACGCCGGCGAGCGCTGGAAGGTGATTCCGATCCTGGAGGACCTCAAGAAGAAGGCGAAGGCCGAAGGCCTCTGGAACATGTTCATGCCGCCGAGCGAGCATGAGGACGACGAATTCCGCGGCGCGGGACTGACCAATCTGGAATACGCGCTGCTGTCGGAAGAGATGGGCCGCATCACCTGGGCCTCGGAAGTGTTCAACTGTTCCGCGCCCGACACCGGCAACATGGAAGTGTTCATCCGCTACGGCACCAAGGAGCAGAAGCGCAAATGGCTGCGCCCGCTGATGGACGGCGAGATCCGCTCGGCCTTCCTGATGACGGAACCGGCGGTCGCCTCGTCCGACGCCACCAACATCGAGACGCGTATCGAGAAGGACGGTGACCATTACGTCATCAACGGCCGCAAATGGTGGTCGTCCGGCGTCGGCGACCCCCGTTGCAAGATCGCGATCCTGATGGGCAAGACCGATTTCAAGGCGGCCAAGCACCAGCAGCAGTCGCAGATCCTGGTTCCGCTCGACACGCCAGGCATCAAGGTCGAGAAGATGCTCCCCGTGTTCGGCTTCGACGACGCCCCGCACGGCCACGCCCAGGTGCTGCTCGACAACGTCCGGGTCCCGAAGGAGAACATCCTGCTCGGCGAAGGCCGCGGCTTCGAGATCGCGCAGGGCCGCCTCGGCCCGGGCCGTATCCATCACTGCATGCGCACCATCGGCAAGGCCGAGGAGGCGCTGGAGAAGATGGTGAAGCGGCTCACCTCGCGCACCGCCTTCGGCAAGAAGATCGTCGAGCACTCGGTATGGGAGCAGCGCATCGGCGAAGCCCGCACCAACATTGAGATGACGCGTCTTCTGTGCCTCAAGGCCGCCGACATGATGGACAAGGTCGGCAACAAGACCGCGCAGGCCGAGATCGCGATGATCAAGGTCGCAGCCCCCAACATGGCGCTCAAGATCATCGACGAGGCGATCCAGGCCTTCGGCGGCGCCGGGGTGTCGGACGAGGCGGGTCTTGCCAAGGACTACGCCCACATCCGCACGCTCCGTCTCGCCGACGGTCCGGACGAGGTGCACAATCGCGCCATTGCCAGGCTTGAGGTTCGGAAGTATGCCAACTCTCCCAGTCATTGA
- a CDS encoding 3-keto-5-aminohexanoate cleavage protein yields the protein MNPVVVAVAITGSVPRKKDNPAVPILPSEQVESTHQAFEAGATLAHIHVRNDDETPSSDPERFALVQEGIRKHCPGMIVQFSTGGRGRDPSARGSSLYLKPDMASLSTGSVNFPTIVYENSAALVETLATGMKANGVLPEIEIFDLSHLHGARRLIEAGLIDPRPHVQFVMGVKNAMPADEHVLDILLQELKRLIPKATWTAAGIGRHQAEVMGWALALGADAVRTGLEDNIRVDKTRLAASNAELVTIACEAVTRHGRRVATAAEARSLLGIAA from the coding sequence ATGAACCCCGTCGTCGTTGCTGTTGCCATCACCGGCTCCGTTCCGCGCAAGAAGGACAATCCGGCGGTGCCCATCCTGCCGTCCGAGCAGGTCGAATCGACGCACCAAGCCTTCGAGGCCGGGGCCACGCTTGCCCACATCCATGTTCGCAACGACGACGAGACGCCGTCCTCGGATCCCGAGCGTTTTGCCCTGGTGCAGGAGGGGATCAGGAAGCATTGTCCTGGCATGATCGTCCAGTTTTCGACTGGCGGGCGCGGCCGCGATCCTTCGGCACGTGGATCCTCGCTTTACCTCAAGCCGGACATGGCATCGCTATCCACCGGCTCGGTGAACTTTCCGACGATCGTCTACGAGAACAGCGCCGCTCTGGTCGAGACTCTCGCGACCGGCATGAAGGCGAATGGCGTCTTGCCGGAGATCGAGATCTTCGACCTGTCGCATCTGCATGGTGCGCGCCGCCTGATCGAGGCGGGGCTGATCGATCCGCGTCCGCATGTGCAGTTCGTCATGGGCGTCAAGAACGCGATGCCGGCGGATGAGCATGTCCTCGACATTCTCCTCCAGGAGCTGAAGCGGCTGATTCCGAAAGCGACATGGACCGCGGCCGGGATCGGACGTCATCAGGCCGAGGTCATGGGCTGGGCGCTGGCACTGGGCGCCGACGCGGTTCGGACCGGGCTCGAGGACAATATCAGGGTCGACAAGACGCGCCTCGCCGCCAGCAACGCCGAGCTCGTGACCATCGCTTGTGAGGCCGTCACGCGCCACGGCCGGCGCGTCGCAACCGCGGCCGAGGCGCGATCCTTGCTCGGCATCGCGGCGTAA
- a CDS encoding TetR/AcrR family transcriptional regulator has translation MASDHTRSAILTAAERLYADRGFSDVTLRDIVAEAGVNLAAVNYHFGSKDELIAELFVTRSIATNRERLRELKAAEEQGGGRAPIEVILRALVGPTLRGCLGPENQRSTAARFMIRASIESVPPIRRIKNREIDHLRKFAGAMRRALPDRSDVDIYWGLNFALAMAHHTIRESERLTKLSEGKCDLDDVEDVVARVVSVATTALTAGKAETKPAAKVAAR, from the coding sequence ATGGCCAGCGATCATACGAGGTCTGCCATTCTGACCGCCGCCGAACGGCTCTATGCCGATCGCGGCTTCAGCGACGTGACGCTACGCGACATCGTCGCCGAGGCGGGCGTGAACCTCGCCGCAGTCAACTATCATTTCGGCTCGAAGGACGAGCTGATCGCGGAATTATTCGTCACGCGCTCGATCGCCACCAACCGGGAGCGCCTGCGCGAATTGAAGGCGGCGGAAGAGCAAGGCGGCGGCCGCGCGCCGATCGAGGTGATCCTGCGCGCCCTCGTCGGGCCGACGCTGCGCGGCTGCCTCGGGCCTGAGAACCAGCGCTCGACCGCGGCGCGCTTCATGATCCGCGCCTCGATCGAATCCGTGCCGCCGATCCGCCGCATCAAGAACCGCGAGATCGACCATTTGCGGAAATTCGCAGGCGCCATGCGCCGCGCCCTGCCCGACCGCAGCGACGTCGACATCTACTGGGGCCTCAACTTCGCGCTCGCGATGGCGCACCACACCATCCGCGAGAGCGAGCGGCTGACAAAACTGTCGGAAGGAAAATGCGACCTCGACGACGTCGAGGATGTCGTCGCGCGCGTGGTCAGCGTGGCAACAACGGCGCTGACGGCGGGCAAGGCGGAGACGAAGCCGGCGGCGAAGGTCGCGGCGCGCTGA
- a CDS encoding CaiB/BaiF CoA-transferase family protein: MSALPLSGIKILDLTRVLAGPLSAQMLGDLGAEVIKIERPGTGDDARAFGPPYLTDPEGKANNNNSFYLCANRNKKSVTVNIAKPEGQAIIRELAKDVDVFMENYKVGDLKRYGLDYETIKAINPGIIYCSVTGFGQTGPYAPRAGYDAILQAMGGLMSVTGHMDGEPGEGPMKVGPSIVDYMTGMNTSIGILSALYHRDANDGQGQHIDVCLFDTVIASLSHWLQIYLVNGKTPPRRGTWGNGGMPAGVFRCTDGELMLVVGNDGQFRKTCAVLGEPELANDPRFVKNNDRVVHGKEIMAIFAGLFLKQPVAYWLEKLEEAGVPSGPINNFEQVFSDPHVQSRGMRVKTQHKFEPELSLIRNALTLSGTPITEYRAPPLLGEHTQEVLGGKLGYDAGKIEELKKQGII, translated from the coding sequence ATGTCGGCCCTGCCGCTCTCAGGCATCAAGATCCTTGACCTCACGCGCGTCCTTGCCGGGCCCCTGTCGGCCCAGATGCTGGGCGATCTCGGTGCGGAGGTGATCAAGATCGAGCGGCCGGGCACCGGCGACGACGCGCGCGCTTTCGGGCCGCCCTACCTGACCGACCCGGAAGGAAAGGCCAACAACAACAATTCCTTCTACCTCTGCGCCAACCGCAACAAGAAGTCGGTGACCGTCAACATCGCCAAGCCCGAAGGGCAGGCGATCATCCGCGAGCTCGCCAAAGACGTCGACGTCTTCATGGAGAATTACAAGGTCGGCGATCTCAAGCGCTACGGCCTCGACTACGAGACCATCAAGGCGATCAACCCCGGCATCATCTATTGCTCGGTGACCGGCTTCGGCCAGACCGGACCTTACGCGCCGCGCGCCGGCTATGACGCCATCCTGCAGGCGATGGGCGGGCTGATGAGCGTCACCGGCCACATGGACGGCGAGCCGGGCGAGGGCCCGATGAAGGTCGGCCCCTCCATCGTCGACTACATGACCGGCATGAACACCTCGATCGGCATTCTCTCCGCGCTCTATCACCGTGACGCCAATGACGGGCAGGGCCAGCACATCGACGTCTGCCTGTTCGACACCGTGATCGCGTCGCTGTCACACTGGCTGCAGATCTACCTCGTCAACGGCAAGACCCCGCCGCGCCGCGGCACCTGGGGCAATGGCGGCATGCCGGCCGGCGTGTTCCGCTGCACCGACGGCGAATTGATGCTGGTGGTCGGCAATGACGGCCAGTTCCGAAAGACCTGCGCCGTGCTCGGCGAGCCGGAGCTCGCGAACGATCCGCGCTTCGTCAAGAACAACGACCGTGTCGTGCACGGCAAGGAGATCATGGCGATCTTCGCCGGCCTGTTCCTGAAGCAGCCGGTGGCCTACTGGCTGGAGAAGCTGGAGGAGGCCGGCGTGCCCTCGGGTCCCATCAACAATTTCGAGCAGGTGTTTTCCGATCCGCACGTGCAGTCGCGCGGCATGCGGGTCAAGACGCAGCACAAGTTCGAGCCCGAGCTCTCCCTGATCCGCAACGCGCTGACCCTCTCGGGCACCCCCATCACCGAATACCGCGCCCCGCCGCTGCTCGGCGAGCACACGCAGGAAGTGCTGGGCGGCAAGCTCGGCTATGATGCCGGGAAGATCGAGGAATTGAAAAAGCAGGGGATCATCTAG